The segment CACACCATTGCACCAAGATCCATCATGGCTTGGTTAAAATATTCGACTTCTACTTTGGGGGTGACGTTGGTGCTGATTTCCCACAGGCGATTTTCTACCTCTTTCTTACCCGGCCAACCCGCGACTGCATAGCAGCGAGCAAGCACGCGTTTTACGTTGCCGTCCAAAATTGGGTAATGTTGCTTTTGAGAAAGGGAGAGAATAGCGCCTGCCGTTGAACGTCCCACCCCCGGAAGCGCATTCACTTCCTCAAATGTGGTAGGAAATTGACCATTATATTGGGTAGCAATCACCTGCGCGGCTTTATGCAGATTGCGCGCTCGTGCGTAATAACCGAGTCCTGTCCATAAATGCAGAACTTCATCAAGGGGCGCATTCGCCAGTGCGGTCACATCCGCAAAGCGTTGGGTGAATTTTTCAAAATAGGGAATGACTGTGCTGACTTGGGTCTGCTGCAACATGACTTCAGAGAGCCAAACATGGTAGGAGGATTTTTCCTGCTGCCATGGCAAGGTTTTACGACCGTATTTGTGATACCACTTGAGCACTGCACTTGAGAATTGTTGAGCTTCCATTATTTATAATATTTTTATCGCGATTTCAGTCATGGAGAGGATTGCAACATAGACGGTGATAGCTGTAAACCGCTTCTTGTGTAAAGTTATCCAATTATCAACTGCAAGATCCTTGAAGTTTTGCTAAACTCCTTTTCCCACCATACTTAGATATTAATTAATTAGGTATGTTTGGGTTTTTTTATACTCTTGTTGGCACATTATCTAACTGGACAACGAATTTTTTAGAACTTTATTATGATCAATAACGTTATCTCCCCCGAATATAATGAAGAAGGGCGGGTTATGCGCCGTGTCCGTAGTTTTGTCCGCCGTCAAGGGCGTCTGACAAAACGTCAGGAAGAGGCATTAGAAAGCGAATGGGCAGAAATGGGGATCGATTTTGTTAACGAACCCTTTGATTTCGCAAAACTATTTAATAATTCAAATCCAGTGACTCTGGAAATTGGATTTGGAATGGGCACCTCATTAGTGACGATGGCAGCACAAAACCCAGATCAAAACTTTCTGGGTATTGAAGTGCATGCACCGGGCGTTGGGGCTTGTTTGGCATCAGCAAAAGAAGAGAACATCACCAACCTACGCGTGATGTGCCACGATGCCATTGAAGTTTTAGACTTCATGATCCCGAACGGCAGCTTAGCAATGGTTCAGTTATTCTTCCCTGATCCTTGGCATAAAGCGAAACACAATAAACGTCGTATTGTGCAGGTGCCTTTTGCTGAAAAAATTCGCAGTAAATTAATTGATGGTGGTGTTTTCCACATGGCGACAGACTGGGAACCTTATGCAGAACATATGCTTGAGGTAATGACCAGCGTGGCTGGGTATGAAAACGTATCCACGTCAGGGGACTACGTTCCTCGTCCAGAATCAAGACCAGAAACAAAATTTGAAAAGCGCGGCCAGCGGTTAGGGCACGGTGTATGGGATTTAATGTTTAAGAGGGTTTAATCATGGCTAAACAACAGCGTAGTCGCCGTTTACGTAAAAAAATGCGTTTGGACGAGTTCCAAGAATTAGGTTTCATTGTTAAGTGGAACTTTAAAGAAGGCACGCCAATCGAAGAAGTGGACAGCGTCGTTGACCAACTGATTGCTGAAGCTATCGAACCAAACGGTCTGGCATTTGAAGCTAGCGGCTACATGAACTGGGAAGGGATTGTTTGCCTGCAGAAAATTGGTAAATGTACCGAAGAACACCGTCAAATCGTTGAAAACTGGCTAAAATCAAAAGGGATGAACGACGTTGTTGTTTCTGAACTGTTTGATGTTTGGTGGGAATAATAACTAGTTTGATTATTAATAAAGGCATCCAATTGGATGCCTTTATTTTCTAGAGTAATCCATTCTGGAGCAAAACACTTGAGCACCCAGTTTTCTGACCAATTACTGCATGATATTTTGGAGCAAGTCCGCCCCCTGATAGGTCAAGGGAAGGTGGCTGACTACATACCGGCGCTTGGCGGTATTCCTTCACATCATTTGGGGATAGCGGTTCATACTGCAGAGGGCGATATTTTCACTGCTGGAGATGCGAGAAAACGTTTCTCAGTTCAATCCATTTCTAAGGTTCTCAGCTTAACCTTGGCAATGACGCGCTACGAAGAGCAAGAAATTTGGAGCCGTGTTGGTAAAGAGCCTTCAGGGCTGCCGTTCAACTCATTGATTCAGATAGAGATGGAAAAGGGCATTCCCCGTAACCCTTTTATCAATGCCGGCGCGATTGTGATTGCCGACATGCTGCAATCTCGTTTAAGCGCACCAAAACAGCGGATGCTGGAGTTTGTCCGAAAACTCGCTTGCGAACCTGACATTAGCTATGACATTAATGTCGCTCGTTCAGAAATGGAGCATGCGAGCCGCAATGCAGCTATCGCGTATTTAATGAAATCTTTTGGCAATTTTGATAATGATGTTTTAACGGTTTTAGAAACTTATTTTCATTATTGTTCTCTAAGTATGAATTGTGTCGAACTGGCTAGGTGTTTTACCTATTTAATGAATCAAGGTGAGTCGCCTTGTTCGATAGACCCAATTATCACGCCGCTACAATCTCGACAAATCAATGCGTTGATGATGACTTGTGGTATGTACGATGGTTCTGGTGAATTTGCATTTCGTATTGGAATGCCCGGTAAATCAGGTGTCGGTGGCGGTATTGTGTGTGTGGTTCCTAACCAATTTACGGTAGCCGTGTGGTCACCGGAATTAGATTCAGCAGGAAACTCTTTGGTCGGCTGCGCTGCCTTAGAGCTTTTATCGAAACGAATTGGACGTTCTGTTTTCTAATTACCTCTCAACAAATATAGAGGTAATCGACGAGGAGATTTTATGTTACGCCGTACTTTAATTGCGTTTTCATTACTGGCCTGCGCCACTAGCCAAGCGGCGGATTACAACTGCTCGGTAACCCCGAAAGACGACATTTTTATGACGCCTGATAATGTCCAAGTCGTCGGTCGCAGTGGTGATTTAAAAATCACCCCAAATGGTGATGTCACGCTGAATGGTCAAAAAGTTGCACTGACCTCTGAGCAACAGCAGCAAGCACTACGTTATCAATCGGCTATCCGTCAGGATTTACCGTGGATCAAAAAAGAATCCGAAGAGAAATTAGCGGCATCGCGTAAATCCCTCGATAAAGTAGTGGTTAAGGTAATTGGCAGCGATAGCAATATTCGCAACCGCTTGACTAAGCTTGAAAAAGATTTAAACGGTCAAATTAACCAAATTATTGAAACTCGTTCAAATGGCTACGCTTTCCACCATGAAGGTATCAAGAAAGTAGAAACTTCAGGGCGTGAATTAGTCAATGAAAGCTTAGGTGGCATTTTACAAGACAGTATCAATGAAATGGGACGCAAACAGTTACTTGCTGGCGGTGATACCAACAAAATGCTGCAAGGTATGCTAGGTAGCCTCGGTGGGTTACAGCAAGAAATTGATAGTGAATGGAAAAACCAAGAAAACAGCTTCCAGCAGTTTGGTCAGCAAGTCTGTTCTAAAGTCACTTCATTAGAGCAACAACGCATTAGCTTACTGAATTCAATTAACGGTAAATAATTCAGGTAGTTTGGTGAGTTTTCAACGCTATCATTGGTAATGAAAGGCAGTAATAGGGAAACTGATTACTGCCTTTTGCATTAAAAGTCTCATTAAACCATGACGGCATTAACATAAATAAAAACAATACTAAGAATCATTATCATTTAATTGACTTATGAGTAACTCTCCTTAGAATGCTGGTTTGGCTTAACGACTAAATGGGTGTTATTCATATGAAAAAGTTTATTCCAGCGGTACTGGTTTCTATCCTGTCATTCTCCGCGCCTTACGCACTGAGTGCTGAATCAGCTTCATTTACGCCAAACGCAATCACTGCACAAGGTGCTGAAAAAGTTACGGTTAAACACCTTTCCGGCGAAACGGAAGTGGTGAAAAAACCACAAAAAGTAGTTCTGTTTGATTTCGGTATTTATGACTCAATGCAAAAACTGGGGTTAGGGGACAAGGTTGTCGCTCTGCCGATGGGTAATGCACCTGCTTATGTAAAAGCGGGTATCCCTGCGACAGTCAAAAATGCAGGCGGCATGAAAGAACCAAACTTAGCTGAGATCGCTGCATTGAAACCCGACTTAATCGTGATCACGGGTCGCCAAGGTAAATCTTACGACGCATTATCAAAAATTGCTCCGACGCTGAATCTAGGCTCTGACAGCAAAAATTATGTTGAGTCAGTGAAAGCCAACATTCGTTTAATTGGCGATTTATACGGTGACCAAAAAGCGGTGGATGAGCAACTTGCTCAGTTGGACAAAACCATTGCTGAAGCCCAGAAAAAAGCGGCTGCATCCAATAAAAAAGTGCTGGTTTTATTGCACAATGACGGCAAATTAATCCCAAATAACCAAGCGGTTGTTTATGATGTGGTAAAAGCACAACGTGCTGAATTACCTGTTCAAGCGGATGCTGATAAATCCAAACGCCGTGTGGTAGACACAAAAACTATCGCACAAGCGAACCCTGATGTGATTTTGATTGTAGATCGCAGTGAAGCGATTGGCGCAGGTAAATTGGAAAAAACGGTATTTGAAGACCAAAACATTCAAGAAACCAAAGCCTATAAAGATGGCAAAATCACCTATTTGCAATCTGACTTGTGGTATCTCTCTGGTGGCGGTTTAGTCAGCCTCACCGAACAAATCGATGCAGTCACCAAAGCACTGTAATTGGTAGATTGTTATTTTTGTTTATTACCCTTGTTTATTACCTTTAGTAAAAGCAAAAGCCAGCATTAAGCTGGCTTTTTTATGGAGCAATAGAAATTATTCTTCCCCTAAAAAAAGCTCCAGTAGGGAGTTTAAGAATAATTTTCCATGTTCAGTAATTTGCCATTCATCAGCGGTTTCTGAGATATAACCTTTGGCTAAGGCTTCATCGATAGCTGGGCGAACCACAGACTCTGCCAGACCGGTATAATCAGTAAATTCACGGCGAGGCATCGCTTCAAGTAACCGGAAACGGTTCATAAAATACTCGAATGGGCGGTCTTCGTTCTCGACATTATATTGATTATCAAGATAACGACCTTCCATATAACCCCGCGGATGTTTGGTTTTGACGGTGCGTAAAATTTGCCCATCGGTTGAGGTGATTTTGCCATGTGCGCCACAACCGATACCTAGATAATCCCCAAAACGCCAATAGTTAAGGTTATGTTCGCACTGATAGCCCGCTTTGGCATAGGCGGAAGTTTCATATTGCTGATAACCTGCCGCTGTCAGTAATTTATGCCCTTCGGTGTAGATATCCCATAGGGTATCGTCATCCGGTAAACGCGGCGGGCGAGAACCAAACTGAGTGTTCGGCTCAATGGTTAGCTGGTACCAAGAAAGATGCGGCGGAGCGAGTTCAATCGCTTGGCGTAAATCCGATAGCCCTTCGTCGCGAGTTTGTGACGGTAAGCCGTGCATTAAATCCAAATTAAAACTGCGTAGATTTAAGTTGGTGGCGAGCAGAGCGGCACGTTTAGCTTCACTAGGGCCATGAATACGCCCCAACATGATCAGTTTGTCGTCTCCGAAGCTTTGTACTCCGATGGAGATACGGTTGATCCCCGCGGCTTGGTAGCCTGCAAAACGGTCAGCTTCCACTGTGCCGGGGTTGGCTTCCATAGTCACTTCCGCATCGGGGTTTAAATTCACGCGCTCACGAACGCCATCCATTAACATCTGCATGGATTCAGCGGTTAATAAGCTCGGTGTACCGCCACCAATAAAGATAGTTTTAACGGGGCGGTCGCCAATCAGTTCGGCATCTTTATCCAGATCGCTAAGCAAATGCTCAACATACTCAGTTTGGGGAATTTCCCCCTTAAGGGTATGTGAGTTGAAATCACAATACGGGCACTTTTGTACACACCAAGGAATGTGGATATACAAGCTTAATGGGGGAAGCTTAAGCATTTTTTAGGGCATCCAACATCATCGCAAGTGCTTTACCACGGTGTGATACCGCTTGTTTTTCGGCTTTAGTCAGTTCTGCTGAGGTACAGCCTAATTCTGGTACGTAGAAAATTGGGTCGTAACCAAAGCCACCTTGCCCTTTTGCTTCACGGGTTAAAACTCCGTGCCAGCGACCATGAAATACTAATGGCGTCGGGTCTTCAGCATGGCGCAGATACACTAACACGCAGTTAAATTGCGCTTGGCGCTGGTCATCCGGCACATCTTTCATGGCATCGAGAAGCTTATCGAGGTTTTGCTGGTCGGTCGCATCTTCACCCGCATAGCGTGCAGAGTAAATTCCCGGTGCTCCACCTAATGCATCCACAGAAATACCGGAATCATCGGCGATGGCGGGTAAGCCTGTTTGTGCCGCAGCATGGCGAGCTTTTAATATTGCGTTCTCGATAAAGGTTAATCCGGTCTCTTCTGCGGATTCAACCCCAAGGCTGGTTTGAGCGACGATATCCATGCCGAACTCGCGAAGTAAATCCGCTAATTCATTAACTTTGCCCGGGTTACCTGTGGCTAATACAACTTTTTGCATTGTTTCTCTCTTCCCTTACATAACGCCGACGAGGAACAATATCTCAGTTAAAGCAGGATCGATCATATTGGAAATATCGATACGTAAGTAGTTCAGGGCGATCAAAATAAACATCACAATCATGGCAGAAAAATCTAACCCGCCCATGGCTGGGATAATACGACGAATCGGTGCCATTAACGGTTCAGTTAATTGGAACAGTAAATAATCGACAGGGTTACGACCTTGGCTCACCCAGCTTAAAATCGCACGAATTAAGATCATCCAGAAAATCAATTTACCGATATAAGTCAGTAAGAGAATTAATCCCATAGGTAGTAAGGTGAAACTAATGTCAGGCAGCTTATTGTCGGCCCACATAACAAAGATAATGTCAGCAATTGCCAGTACAAACGCCACCAGCAGGGTTGCAGTATCAATGGAGCCAACGGATGG is part of the Providencia zhijiangensis genome and harbors:
- the mutY gene encoding A/G-specific adenine glycosylase; protein product: MEAQQFSSAVLKWYHKYGRKTLPWQQEKSSYHVWLSEVMLQQTQVSTVIPYFEKFTQRFADVTALANAPLDEVLHLWTGLGYYARARNLHKAAQVIATQYNGQFPTTFEEVNALPGVGRSTAGAILSLSQKQHYPILDGNVKRVLARCYAVAGWPGKKEVENRLWEISTNVTPKVEVEYFNQAMMDLGAMVCTRSKPKCELCPLNAGCIAYANHSWQEYPGKKPKQKIPEKSAWFLILQHQDNVWLEQRPPSGIWGGLFAFPQFESHEQLAQWLADSGLQYDTPEQLIAFRHTFSHFHLDIIPVKVNIQAFNSAMDEGNGLWYNLHLGATVGLAAPVESLLKQLALLPDIRGKNK
- the trmB gene encoding tRNA (guanosine(46)-N7)-methyltransferase TrmB, translating into MINNVISPEYNEEGRVMRRVRSFVRRQGRLTKRQEEALESEWAEMGIDFVNEPFDFAKLFNNSNPVTLEIGFGMGTSLVTMAAQNPDQNFLGIEVHAPGVGACLASAKEENITNLRVMCHDAIEVLDFMIPNGSLAMVQLFFPDPWHKAKHNKRRIVQVPFAEKIRSKLIDGGVFHMATDWEPYAEHMLEVMTSVAGYENVSTSGDYVPRPESRPETKFEKRGQRLGHGVWDLMFKRV
- a CDS encoding YggL family protein, which translates into the protein MAKQQRSRRLRKKMRLDEFQELGFIVKWNFKEGTPIEEVDSVVDQLIAEAIEPNGLAFEASGYMNWEGIVCLQKIGKCTEEHRQIVENWLKSKGMNDVVVSELFDVWWE
- the glsB gene encoding glutaminase B; translation: MPLFSRVIHSGAKHLSTQFSDQLLHDILEQVRPLIGQGKVADYIPALGGIPSHHLGIAVHTAEGDIFTAGDARKRFSVQSISKVLSLTLAMTRYEEQEIWSRVGKEPSGLPFNSLIQIEMEKGIPRNPFINAGAIVIADMLQSRLSAPKQRMLEFVRKLACEPDISYDINVARSEMEHASRNAAIAYLMKSFGNFDNDVLTVLETYFHYCSLSMNCVELARCFTYLMNQGESPCSIDPIITPLQSRQINALMMTCGMYDGSGEFAFRIGMPGKSGVGGGIVCVVPNQFTVAVWSPELDSAGNSLVGCAALELLSKRIGRSVF
- a CDS encoding DUF2884 domain-containing protein, coding for MLRRTLIAFSLLACATSQAADYNCSVTPKDDIFMTPDNVQVVGRSGDLKITPNGDVTLNGQKVALTSEQQQQALRYQSAIRQDLPWIKKESEEKLAASRKSLDKVVVKVIGSDSNIRNRLTKLEKDLNGQINQIIETRSNGYAFHHEGIKKVETSGRELVNESLGGILQDSINEMGRKQLLAGGDTNKMLQGMLGSLGGLQQEIDSEWKNQENSFQQFGQQVCSKVTSLEQQRISLLNSINGK
- a CDS encoding siderophore ABC transporter substrate-binding protein — protein: MKKFIPAVLVSILSFSAPYALSAESASFTPNAITAQGAEKVTVKHLSGETEVVKKPQKVVLFDFGIYDSMQKLGLGDKVVALPMGNAPAYVKAGIPATVKNAGGMKEPNLAEIAALKPDLIVITGRQGKSYDALSKIAPTLNLGSDSKNYVESVKANIRLIGDLYGDQKAVDEQLAQLDKTIAEAQKKAAASNKKVLVLLHNDGKLIPNNQAVVYDVVKAQRAELPVQADADKSKRRVVDTKTIAQANPDVILIVDRSEAIGAGKLEKTVFEDQNIQETKAYKDGKITYLQSDLWYLSGGGLVSLTEQIDAVTKAL
- the hemW gene encoding radical SAM family heme chaperone HemW gives rise to the protein MLKLPPLSLYIHIPWCVQKCPYCDFNSHTLKGEIPQTEYVEHLLSDLDKDAELIGDRPVKTIFIGGGTPSLLTAESMQMLMDGVRERVNLNPDAEVTMEANPGTVEADRFAGYQAAGINRISIGVQSFGDDKLIMLGRIHGPSEAKRAALLATNLNLRSFNLDLMHGLPSQTRDEGLSDLRQAIELAPPHLSWYQLTIEPNTQFGSRPPRLPDDDTLWDIYTEGHKLLTAAGYQQYETSAYAKAGYQCEHNLNYWRFGDYLGIGCGAHGKITSTDGQILRTVKTKHPRGYMEGRYLDNQYNVENEDRPFEYFMNRFRLLEAMPRREFTDYTGLAESVVRPAIDEALAKGYISETADEWQITEHGKLFLNSLLELFLGEE
- the rdgB gene encoding RdgB/HAM1 family non-canonical purine NTP pyrophosphatase; this encodes MQKVVLATGNPGKVNELADLLREFGMDIVAQTSLGVESAEETGLTFIENAILKARHAAAQTGLPAIADDSGISVDALGGAPGIYSARYAGEDATDQQNLDKLLDAMKDVPDDQRQAQFNCVLVYLRHAEDPTPLVFHGRWHGVLTREAKGQGGFGYDPIFYVPELGCTSAELTKAEKQAVSHRGKALAMMLDALKNA
- a CDS encoding YggT family protein, which codes for MQTIVFVVTTLIQLYIFVLLLRVWMQCVRADFYNPFSQFVVKATQPIVGPLRRLIPSVGSIDTATLLVAFVLAIADIIFVMWADNKLPDISFTLLPMGLILLLTYIGKLIFWMILIRAILSWVSQGRNPVDYLLFQLTEPLMAPIRRIIPAMGGLDFSAMIVMFILIALNYLRIDISNMIDPALTEILFLVGVM